Proteins encoded within one genomic window of Candidatus Nezhaarchaeota archaeon:
- a CDS encoding TGS domain-containing protein, translating to MPANLPAEAKAKWLKVLDAKDPHEKLKALQEFLSSVPQHKGTEKLRAQIRARIAALRREIEEKKSKKTGGGLRIFPEKEGDAQVVLVSVTGAGRSSLLRRLTNARPEIASRPFTTTKPIPGMYVSEGVMYQLIEAPPLVKGSAEGEAWGPILMTLIRNADGVIVLLDASRKVLDQYLLIMEELEKAGITLKKPKSKIDIERGTIGGVQVIVNGKLINCTIDDVKRLLMSYKLFNCRVVIDGEASLDDIEEAILGGKLYKPSVVVVNKIDLVQDRSEIEELKRICDPIPVIEASCITGEGLEKIGKALLEQLELIRVYTKEPWEEKPATRPLVLKRGSRVQDVAEQIHSKLAQNLKYARVWGSSVRHPGEKVGRDHVLADGDIVELRA from the coding sequence ATGCCTGCTAACTTACCAGCTGAAGCGAAGGCAAAGTGGCTTAAGGTTCTTGACGCGAAAGATCCTCATGAGAAGCTGAAAGCCTTACAAGAGTTCCTCTCAAGCGTCCCCCAACACAAAGGGACTGAGAAGCTTCGTGCCCAGATAAGAGCTAGGATAGCAGCTCTTCGAAGGGAAATAGAGGAGAAGAAGTCTAAAAAGACTGGTGGAGGCTTGAGGATATTCCCGGAGAAAGAGGGCGATGCACAAGTAGTCTTGGTAAGCGTAACCGGAGCCGGTAGAAGCAGCTTGCTACGAAGACTAACTAATGCAAGACCTGAGATAGCTTCCCGCCCATTTACAACCACAAAGCCGATCCCGGGCATGTATGTCAGCGAGGGCGTCATGTATCAGTTAATCGAGGCCCCTCCGTTAGTTAAAGGATCAGCCGAGGGAGAGGCTTGGGGTCCAATCCTTATGACTTTAATTCGTAATGCTGATGGAGTAATAGTGCTCCTCGATGCATCAAGGAAAGTACTCGATCAATACCTACTGATAATGGAGGAGTTAGAGAAGGCTGGCATAACATTAAAGAAGCCCAAGTCGAAGATCGACATAGAAAGAGGCACGATAGGAGGGGTTCAAGTAATAGTGAATGGAAAGTTAATTAACTGCACAATTGACGATGTCAAGAGGCTCCTCATGAGCTATAAGTTATTCAATTGTAGAGTTGTGATAGATGGCGAAGCCTCTCTTGATGATATCGAAGAAGCAATCTTAGGAGGTAAGCTTTACAAACCATCGGTTGTAGTTGTCAACAAGATCGATTTGGTTCAAGATAGATCAGAAATTGAGGAGCTAAAGAGGATATGCGACCCCATCCCGGTGATAGAAGCATCATGCATCACTGGTGAGGGTCTGGAGAAGATAGGGAAAGCCTTACTTGAGCAACTTGAGCTCATAAGGGTTTACACGAAGGAGCCATGGGAAGAAAAGCCAGCAACAAGACCCCTAGTCTTAAAGAGGGGCTCTAGAGTTCAAGATGTTGCTGAACAGATACACAGTAAGCTGGCACAGAACTTGAAGTATGCTAGAGTTTGGGGTTCCTCGGTCCGGCATCCAGGTGAGAAGGTGGGTCGTGATCACGTCCTGGCTGATGGAGACATCGTGGAGCTCAGGGCGTGA
- a CDS encoding TRAM domain-containing protein, whose amino-acid sequence MTKRGRRGGSKGPPVKEGEMYHVTIENVNQRGEGVARIKGFVVLVPGAKAGERLRIKIVSVRPRFAIAEALR is encoded by the coding sequence GTGACGAAGAGGGGTAGAAGAGGGGGCTCCAAAGGCCCTCCAGTAAAGGAGGGTGAGATGTACCACGTGACGATCGAGAACGTAAATCAGAGGGGCGAGGGGGTTGCTAGAATAAAGGGCTTTGTAGTGTTAGTTCCTGGAGCGAAGGCTGGCGAGAGACTTAGAATTAAAATAGTCAGCGTTAGACCTAGGTTTGCCATAGCTGAGGCTCTTCGATAG
- the aspS gene encoding aspartate--tRNA(Asn) ligase, with translation MKFHSPRWKTHSVKEALQLPEGSSVRVAGWVHTIRDLGGIVFLMLRDSDGLIQVVASKSELLPEVFSKFKEIKPETVVSIEGTTKKSLKAPGGVEIRASSIDILNKASVSPHLEPASRSKLSLDERLDNRVVDLRKPRNLVIFKFQHVLLRHIRKFLDENGFIEVFTPKLIATATEGGAALFPIAYFDKEAFLAQSPQLYKEQLSSVFERVYEIGPLFRAEESQTDRHVSEYIGVDVEVAFATYEEVMRLLEEMLVYSTSKTVEELEEELRRVELSFLKLEKPFPRITYDEAISILTEEGVKIEWGEDLTTEAERKLGEVFKGPYFIVDWPTRVKPFYIMPKPDNPDLSLSFDLMIGRIEVASGGQRIHDKDLLISRLKSSGLEPESFKHHLKCFDWGMPPHSGWGLGLARLVMALLGLPDVREAILYPRDRWRLVP, from the coding sequence ATGAAGTTCCATAGTCCTAGGTGGAAGACTCACAGCGTTAAGGAAGCTCTCCAACTCCCTGAAGGTTCATCAGTGAGAGTGGCTGGCTGGGTGCATACTATCAGAGATCTAGGAGGCATAGTTTTCTTAATGCTAAGGGATTCTGATGGTTTAATCCAGGTTGTGGCATCTAAATCGGAGCTCCTCCCAGAAGTTTTTAGCAAGTTTAAAGAGATTAAACCAGAGACCGTGGTATCAATCGAAGGTACCACTAAGAAGTCACTTAAGGCACCGGGTGGTGTCGAGATAAGGGCGTCTTCAATCGATATACTCAATAAGGCATCAGTGTCCCCGCACTTAGAACCAGCTAGTAGAAGTAAGCTGAGTCTCGACGAAAGACTTGATAACAGGGTCGTGGACCTGAGGAAACCGCGCAATCTTGTGATATTCAAGTTCCAACACGTTCTTCTAAGACACATTAGAAAGTTCTTAGATGAGAACGGCTTTATCGAAGTCTTTACCCCAAAGCTCATAGCGACTGCTACAGAAGGTGGGGCAGCACTCTTCCCAATAGCCTATTTCGATAAGGAAGCTTTCCTAGCTCAAAGTCCACAACTATATAAAGAGCAACTGTCATCAGTTTTCGAAAGGGTCTACGAAATAGGGCCACTCTTTAGAGCCGAAGAGTCACAGACGGATAGACATGTCTCTGAGTACATAGGCGTAGATGTAGAAGTTGCCTTCGCCACTTACGAGGAGGTAATGAGATTACTTGAGGAGATGCTCGTCTATAGCACCTCAAAAACCGTCGAAGAGCTTGAAGAGGAGTTAAGGAGGGTTGAGCTAAGCTTTCTAAAACTTGAGAAGCCATTTCCGAGAATAACGTACGACGAAGCCATTTCTATACTCACTGAGGAGGGTGTTAAGATAGAATGGGGCGAAGATCTGACAACGGAAGCTGAGCGAAAGCTTGGCGAGGTGTTTAAGGGCCCTTACTTCATAGTTGACTGGCCTACGAGGGTTAAACCATTTTACATAATGCCAAAGCCTGACAACCCTGATTTAAGCCTATCCTTCGATTTAATGATAGGGAGGATAGAGGTTGCCTCGGGTGGACAGCGTATTCACGACAAGGACCTTTTAATATCGCGTTTAAAGAGCTCGGGTCTCGAGCCTGAATCCTTTAAACACCACCTAAAGTGCTTTGATTGGGGGATGCCTCCCCACTCTGGTTGGGGGCTTGGTTTAGCTCGTTTGGTAATGGCGTTACTAGGGTTACCTGATGTACGTGAGGCAATATTGTATCCGAGGGATAGGTGGAGGCTCGTCCCTTAA